The window AATACTCAATAATATCACTGATAGAATACCAAAAACAAATCCGACATGAGACTTAAAAACAGCTGTAATCGGCAAAATATCTATAGGAAATACAGTATTCTTTAAAAGATTTTTGCTACTTACTAAAGATTGTGTGGTCATGGCCAGAGATTCTGAAATAGCTAAAAAAGGTACTAATCCTGCAAAGATATATAAAACATAATCGGCTTGGGAAAGGTCGGGTAATCTTATATCAAATATAACAATATAAATTGTTGCGTATACAGACAATAACAAAATGGGAAAAAGAACAAGCCAAAAAGTACCTAATACTGATCCAGCATTTTTTTTCTTTAATTCATCTAATGTAGAAGAGTATATTAAATTAAAATTGTTCTTAAATAATTTAAAAGCGTTAGTAATTTTCATATACTTTAGAGTAAATTTACAAATAGCGTCTAAAATAACAACTCCTTTATAAATGTCAATTCTTATTTTATCTTAGGCTATATCTTACAAAGAATAATCCCCCTTTCCGAAATGGATATTGCTAATCTATATGATAGCTGAGTATTATTATCAATTTATTTTGGATTAAAAATATATTCTATTTTCTTAGACTTAATATCATCTATTTTATAAATAAGATCTGTAGGTCTAACATAACTTTTAGATAATGCGCTAAGATAGTAATACTCAAAAAGAGGATCATAGTCTGTACATAGCTTAGGAAAGTAGGTCATAACATCACGTTTATTAAATTGTGTTACATACCCTTTAATTGGTAACCTTCTAGAGGTATCTATATTATTAATTTGGCTAATATCACTCACATTGAGTAAATTAATGATATAATCCTCTACTCTCAGGTCATTACTGCCATCA of the Candidatus Megaera polyxenophila genome contains:
- a CDS encoding ABC transporter gives rise to the protein MKITNAFKLFKNNFNLIYSSTLDELKKKNAGSVLGTFWLVLFPILLLSVYATIYIVIFDIRLPDLSQADYVLYIFAGLVPFLAISESLAMTTQSLVSSKNLLKNTVFPIDILPITAVFKSHVGFVFGILSVILLSIYNHHFSVFYCFIPIVFILQMMFLIGLGWCLGIINIVLKDTQNFIVFFSMVLMVASPIAYTPGMVPEKLSLIINFNPFAKYIISYQYILVYEKLPPYSVLISMLLVSFFMFFIGYRFFHKFKGLIVNYV